A stretch of DNA from Bos taurus isolate L1 Dominette 01449 registration number 42190680 breed Hereford chromosome 25, ARS-UCD2.0, whole genome shotgun sequence:
GGGCAAGGGTGGAGAGCCAGCATCCAGAGAACACTGAGCAGGCTGCCAGCATGAGGCTGGTGCAGCTAGAACCAGCAGGCGATGGCACTGCCACCCTCGCCTGGCCCATACCCGTCTGTCCCCAGACTCACTCAGCTCCTCTTCAATGTCTCCCCAGCCGGTCACCCAGCAGTCACTCCTGTTCTCAAACTCAGAGATGGAGGCCATGACGCAGATGGGCTGGATGTACTTAGTATAGGTGACTGAGGAGGACAGCTTCAACAGGGCGATGTCATACACCGGAGCGCCCAGATAGTGGGGGCTCAGGAAAATCTGGTCCACATTGTAACGGTTGTAGTAGGCTTGCAAGTTCCAAATGGATGGTGCGGCAGACAGCTCCCCAAACTGGACTGACCAGTGAAAGGGATTTCGGTTGCTATCAAGGGAGGAGAGAGCCCTCAGGGGTCTTCAGAGGGAGAGTGGGCCATCCCAGCATGCCTGGGCCACTCCCTGAGACTGCCGGGCCACTGCCCGGCTCATCCCGGACACAGGTCCTCCTTCCACAAAGAGGCCAGGGCAGAAACGGGGAGAGCCCTGAGCCCCAAACAAAGTCCCACACCTGGGGACGTGGGACAGGAGGGTGCCTCCCCTGCCAGCTCACCTGGCCAGTCACTCAACCCCCTGTCGCCTCCAGGGCCCTCCTCTTAAGGGGACCAGCAggttcatgggggtcacacagGCTGGGCTCCACACAGCTTCGGGAACCACTGACCCCACCAGCCGGGCTCCTGTCCAGCACTTACCTCAGCTCATTCCTCCCCCAGGGGTACACCTCCGCTGGGAGGTGGGGTGAGGAAGGTGGAGGCTGGAGGTGCCATGTGGGGACAAACGAAGCAAGAAAGAGAACAAGACACACAAACGTTCCGGAAAAAACCTCATAGGGTTTCCTCAGGGAGCGCCCTGGGGGCCTCGTGCCGGTGTGGAACGGGCTGCAGCCCAGCCTGGGGCTCAGGAGCACACGAAGGCCGCGGCCACGTGGCACATGGGCGCGCGTCCTGGCACAGACTCGGGACGCGGGGTCAGCGGGCCCCCTGCCCCCAGACTCACTTTTCAAAGCAGTGCGCGGCCGAGAGCGCCCAGCGGCGGTTGAGCAGGCTCGCTCCGCAGAAGTGGTAGCCCCACAGACGCAGGCTGCCCTGCCACGGCCAGTGTCCGATTGTTGCATCCTTTCCACCCACTATGCGTGTCGGGATGACCCGTTGACCACAAGGCCCTGGGATGGACAGACGGACACCAGGCTGAGCTGCTGCAGGCAGGCTCATCCTGTCCACCCTCACCCACTGGGAAGGGAAGGGGCTCCCGGGGAACTGCGCGTcctggagggggggggggggggaacggCGCGTCCTGGGGTCGTGCCACCCAGGAAGCGTCGAACGCTGGGGACCCGCCCCACGTGGCCCGCGGGCGCCCGCCCCATCCTgcccgcccccggccccccgGGGCCCATCAGTTACATGCGAGCATCGACGAGTTCTGAAAACCTGGAGCGGGGAGAGGGAAAGCTGAGGCGCCCTTCGCGCTCGGGCCCACGAGCCCTCCGCGGGGAAGCGCCTCCCGCACGCCTTACCTGGAAGCAGCAGGTCCTTGTCCCGAAGGGCTGCGGACAGGAGACGAGGTGAGTTCCCCACTGCCTCCTCGCGCCCCAGCCGCCCCCCTCACCCCGGTTCGCGCCCGCAGCCCTCGCCGCCCGAGCTCACCCTGCTCGGCGATTTCGATCCGCACCAACAGCTGCGCCAGCAGCAGCGCCGCCCCCTGCAGGCGCATGGCCTCGCCCCCGGCCGCCCGGCGCCCTCTCCGCTCCCGCCCGCTCCAGGGCCCCGCTGAGCGCCCCCTGGGGGAGAGGGAGCCGCGGGAACCCTGGCCACCCTCGCCAGGCCGACGACCTCCCTGGTCCAAGGTTTGTTTGGGTACCTGGGACGTCACAGTGCCCGGCTTTGAGCATGTTACTGGGACTGGTCCCCAACGACGTACCTTGCTATGGCCCGGGAACCGGTGCGAGCAGCCAACCCCTCTCGTCCGCCATGCTGGGGCCTGGCCGCCCCCTGCTGCCCTCTGTACTAGCCGCTCCTTCCTCTAGAAAGGACCAAGGACCTGGCCCACCGTCAGGACTCTCATGAAAGCACAGTCCCAAGTCCTCACTGAGTGCTGATTAGGGCCGCGCACTGTATTATCTGCTGTTAAAAGTGATGACCTTCACTGGACCCACAGAATAAACTGGCCTGATTTGACCATCTAGGGAGCTCTTAACCTCCCTGTCTGCCTGTTGCCGGGCAAGGAGCCTCATCTCTCTACAGAGCCTACAGGTTGCTTCCCCTCCTTGTGGACACTGTTGCAGGCCCCAAAGTCACTTTGTGGGCACAAAGTCAAAGTCAATAATTTTTTAGGAGgattcacagaactcagaaaagctGTTCCTCTCCTGATTGTGCTACCTTACAGTGAATGGATACAGATAACATCAGTACATGCCAAAGGTGCAGAGGAGAGTCTGGGAGAGACCGGATACAGGCTTCCAGCTGTCCTCTTCCAGAGGACAGAGGTCGGGTGGGCACTGGTTAATTTTCCCACTCATGAAGTGCTGTCAACCAGGGGCACTCACCTAAGCTTTGGTGTCTTGGAGTTTCTATTGGGATTTCATCGCAAAGGTATGGAGTGCCCACGTGGCTGACCTTAGTTCTGACTGCAGCCCCTCCAGAGGTCCAGCTGATCCAGTCTGACCCAAGGCCCCACCATAAATTACATCATTAGCAACTATCTAGAGACCCAAGGACCCCAGATCTACAGACAGTCTTTTCAGGCAGGACTCTCCAAGGGGTGGATGTTATTTCCTAAGAGCTGTTAAAAGGCCAGTCCTTTCTTTGGACTATGCAGGATTTAACCATCCTAGACCTGTTCAGTTAACCTTTTACTGCACAGCAACCAAGAATGAAGAAATGTTCACAGAAAATTTGTACATGCAGTGGAATGATCTATTcaaataaactgaactgactccagAGGAAACTGAGATATCACATGGAACAGCAGAGAGCTTGAAAAATTCTAACTGGTTTCCTCAGAAAGCCTGAACAAGTGTTTATCAGCATTAAATAAGAATTATACTACAGAGGACCAAGCAATCAGAGAACAAGAAAGAGTAtctggaaatttaaaatatttctgaagtaAAGCAGTTTAGCCAAACACCTGAATAAGAAAATGGACATAGCTAAAAAATGAATTAGCAAACTTGAAGACAGAGTAGTGAAACATGGAGAACTTAGAGCCAAAGTAGTAAAACATTAGAACTTAGAGCCAAAGTTTAAAAGGGGCAAATTACATGAGAGAGAAATGTAGAGATGTGGAAGGACAGTCAAGACTGGTTCTTGTTGGGACTTCCCAGTCGTTAAGAATCTGCACTGCAGTGCAGgggacgagggtttgatccctggttggagaactaagatcccacaggtcgccccaactactgaagtctgagaGCTCTGAAGCTCGCTCTGGAGTCTGAGAGACACAACTAGAGTCcgtgcacagcaaaggaagataCCCCGCATGACACTAACACCCGCcacacccaaataaataataataaagaaagagTGGTTCTTGTCTATCCATTTCTCCACAATAAAAAGCactttaagtgaaataaaataggGGGTTGAGAAAAGGTGAAGATCAGGCCTTCCTCTAGAATCCCATTAGTAAACCATTAGAAAGGCAGGtcgggggcttctctggtgatccagtgagtaaaaatcctcctgccaacgcaagtgacatgagttcaatccgggaagatcccatgtgctgcagggcaactaagaccATGTACCTCAACTACTGAGGGCTGTgcgcctggagcccatgctctgcaacaagaggagtcACTGCAAGAAGTCCGTGCAActcaacaaagagtagcctccactggctgcagctagagaaagcccaccagTAGCAACAAGGAGTACCGCAGCCAAAGGGAGAAAACAAGCACGTCTGTACATCGTATAGGTTCCATATCTATTTTTACCTCCCCAGTATCATTCTGAATGGGTGACCAGACACTCATGAACACAAAAAGAGTAactgagagcttccctggtggctcaggggtgaggAATccgcatgccagtgcaggagacataggttcgatccttgatctgggaggatcccacatgctgcagagcaactaagcctgtgcatcacaactgctgagcctgtgcttcagaacccgggagccacaactactgaagtctgagtaccccagagcccctgctccgcgacaagagaagccactgcaaagagaagcccaagcacctcaACTGGAGAGTAGACCCTACCcggtgcaactagagaaaagcccgcatagccaggaagacccagcacaaccaaaaataaagacataaaaatgacaacaacaacaaaataaaagagtTGTTGAACGGCTGTGAGTTTTAAGGGACGTTTGATGATCAGGAGTGCCaggatgtatttttattttttattaaaattttttcaattggggagggaggtgggaggggggttcaggattgggaacatgtgtacaaccatggcagattcatgttgatgtatggcaaaaccaatacaatattgtaaagtaactagcctctaattaaaataaatttaaattaaaaaaatttttttcaattgaaatataattgatttacaatgttgtgttagtttcaggtgtgcagcaaagtgactcagttttttgtttcctttttcagccgtgccatgtggcatgtgggatcttagttccctgaccagagatcaaacctgtgcctcctggcagtggaagctcagagtcttaatcactggaccaccagggaggtcccagttttatacacacatagacacacatgaACACATTCTTCTTCAGATTTGCTTCCActataggctattacaagatattaagtatagttccccgtgctatcCCGTATGTCtttgttggttttctattttatatatagcagtatgtatattttaatcccaaactccgaatttatccctcccccctttcgtaaccataagtttattttctatgtctgagcctatttctgtttcataaatgagttcatttgtatccttctctttttagattccacatataagtgatatcatgtgacgtttgtctttctctgacttacttcacttagtatgataatgtctggatccatccatgttgctacaaatggtattatctccttcttttcttctgttccttcacaaaactttttattttgtattgggatatagctgattacaAGGATGTCTTTACATCAGATTTACTGTTAAGTGCACTGGCTCTTACATAATTCTGAtaatctgctactgctgctgctaggtcacttcagtcgtgtccgactctgtgtgaccccatagacggcagcccgccaggctcccccgtccctaggattctccaggcaagaacactggggtgggctgccatttccttctccaatgcatgaaagtgaaaagtgaagttgctcagtcgtgtccgaccctcagcgactcatggactgcagcctaccaggctcctccgtccatgggattttccaggcaagagtactcgagtggggtgccattgccttctccgtctgataATCTAGACATTCTCAAAATAATTTCTGggaccaaagaaacaaaaaaccacaaacaGGCAGGATGTGTCTTTCTTTATCCCCATAAGGTGTCAGTAAATCATGaaacttctgtttgtttgttttttccaataACAAAAATCTGTAATACTGTTAGTGGAGGTACTTTACTATTTTACAAGGATTCCAGCAAGTTTATTCCAATAAGGGCCAAGCATAAGTaggctgggctttccaggtggcactagtggttaagaacctgcctgccaatgcaggagacataggagacttgggaagattccctggagaagggcacagcagtCCACAGCAGTATTTGgctggcaaaccccatggacagaggagcctggggggctacactccaaagggtcaaaaagagtcagacatgacttagcacgcacagatAAGTAGGTTAAGAAATTTAACTTCTTGTAATTTctttctaggacttccctggtggttcagatggtaaagtgtctgcttacaatgcaggagacctgggtttgatccctgggttgggaagatcccctggagaaagaaatggcaacccactccagtattcttgcctagaaaatcccatggacggaggaacctggtaggctacagtccatggggtcgcaaagagttggacaggactgaacaacttcactttcactttctttctttcaatttctttctaaacatcttctttttattttgttttgactaAGGATATATATTGGTGGGAAAGTCGCAAGCAAGATAAAAGTGGCTATGAACTATCATGTACCAGATACTTGCAGATGAAATAGAACCCAAGGCTCAAAGTCTCAAGAATGAGCTATGAGCCACAGGGGTATTTTACATTGGTAAGAGTTATAAGCCCCTGGAAAGATATAAGAGGCATGAGCCTTTATACACCAATAACAGAGCATTGTATACCCcaataacaatttttattttgaaataatcaaaataaaacaaaagatgttATACATAAAGATAAgacaaaaatgttctaaataCTCAAGAAACTAATAAatccacattttttttccctctcagaaATCAAGAGATCAGgtaaatgaaaaagcaataaTACAGTGCTGAGCATGATTTTGGCCTAAATCAAGCAtttgggtggagaaggaaatggtaacgcactctagtattcttgcctggagaatcccacagactgaggggcctggtagggtacagtccacggggtcgcagagtcaggcatgactgagactgagcacacacgcgagcatctggggcttcccagagacCCAAGGAGCCCCTTGGAGGGGGAGCTGCCTGCAGGCTAGGCTGGTGTGAGGGGCAATCCAAGATAggtacttttttgttgtttgtttttaatcttttggctgcactgcacagtacgtgggatcttagttccctgatcagggaatcaGGGTTCCtgcgttggaaggtggattcttaaccactggaccagtggTTAAGCCCCTGGGCTTGCTCCgtatctcttcctttttctccaaccCCTATCTttccagggaagcctcagaacTGGCTGGAGAAATGTAAGCCAGCCACTGGCATAGGGAGCACAGGGCAGGACCTCAGGCAGGGGCAGGGGTGCTGGCCACTGTGCAGGGAAAGGAGGCAGGAGTGGGGGTCCTTTGGGACCTCCATCAGTCTTTCAATTTCTTGAACGTTCACCAGCTGTGTCACACACAGTCCCTGGAGGCAGTGGACAGCCACACATGCAAATGACGGAACAAGATCATTTTGATATTGCTAAGTTCTCGGAAggaaatggacttccctgatggctcagatggtaaagcctctgcccgcaatgcaggagacccgggttcgatccctgggttggaaagattccttggagaaggaaatggcaacgcactccagcactcttgcttgcataatcccatggacagaggagccttgtaggctatagtccatggggtcgcaaagagtcggacacaactgagcgacttcacttttgccaGAGTCCAGCTGCAGCAGCCAGGTAATCAACCTGAAGGGATGGGCGGTGTTGGCGAGTAACGatgcagcctctcagttttcttggactgcatatttatttcaaacttaagattctcttttccaggttaaatgcaggatacaggatgcttggagttggtgcactgggatgacccagagggatggtaaggggagggaggtgggaggggagttcaggactggggacatgtgtacacccgtggcagattcatgttgatgtatggcaaaaccaatacaatattgtaaagtaattagcctccaattacaataaataaatttaaattaaaaaaaaatggaatgcccaccaagaacagaagagaaagatgCTTTAAAGTCCCACATGACCTTACCCATTAGAGGTCCCTGGGGCTGACTGATTAATTACACTAAGAGAGAGATTGCTTCTTTCTCTTCACCTAACCCCACATTCTTCAACTAGGTGAAGAGAGGCACAAACATGTACAAGCcaaagaaacatttggaaatGAGTTGCAAGTTGatagataaaaaaagaataattacttGCATTGAGAATATTTGCCTTTCTGGCATATTAAACACCCATTAGTGCAACTCAGAGAATGCAAACCACTCTAGAAAGGCTTTCTGATATTAGAGGGCAAAGGGGAGCTTGCTTTGTaatgcattttaatttcaaagaaaatttccaTCAACAACCTGAATATCTAAAAGGAATTTGGGGTCATGCATTTGGGGAACAAGATTATTAATACAAATCTTGTTGTGTTAGCACTGACGGAACACAGACCCAGGGCTTTGTAAATCTAGCAGGAAAGGAGTCCATTCTGGGGCCTCTGTTGGGTGGTAGAGAAAGGAGCACAACTGGCTTTGAGAAACGCAGAAAAGGCCCACTGTTCCCTAATCCTCTTCCACTTCCTTCAGATGGTTTCAATTTGCAAAGTGGCCCTCAGACTCTTGTGATTTTGCATCAGAGTTCAAGGAGCAAGTTCTCCTTCCTCTACCCTCATCCCCTCTTCTGATTCCAACATAACACATAAAACCTGCATTTTGACAACTCctcatttaatatattaaaaaacttgTTTTACTTCTGGTTCTACCATTATGAATTGCATCCTTGCAGTCATGGACAAAAGCACCCTTCTTAGCCTCAAGTAtcttgtaattaaaataaaatttcccatgggggaaaaaaaagattctctttaatatttttacaaaagcattaggtcagaggttttatattttcagttccccctgACCCAGATTTgttgtctccataaatcattgttgcccctcaAAAGGAGTTCCTGCCTCAGCGATTCTCTTATCTACTCCTTCTCATGTGTCCTTGTCAATACACAGTAACTCATGCTAATGTCTaggctgcataccacattcctcagtttatttcttatctttctaaatcctgtttgcccctagtatcctgAGCTCACTTTCTCTAAAAAGGCTTCTAACCACTAATATCTCCAAAATTCCTaatctctataagctatagtaaaatatactaACATTACAACAtccttaaatctttagcttctaactattttaattattcctaagccctaaattcagcaaactcctttgccataaacatttccctcacaaatagtgtttcagatagcaatccctcccatggcctcaagctgtagcctacgtgctcatcctggaacactcttctgTAAaggtccttgaacaaatgtcaatgattaactttatgaattattctctgagcacagctgcagaaggctttgtgtcttctcatgctcctctcaagaacaataagcatcttaatattcttttcagtcaaTTCAGccgaggagaaaaaaaagaacaagtcagattcacaaggcctaactccttcatccagGGTCTGTGCCTGCGGGACAAGGAGAGGGAGTTGGGGCCATgtctccattttgtcagtaatgcctaacacaGCTCCCGACACACTCTCACTTTCAGGAAGGAAATACAACAGGTCAGTGAGAAGGACAGTCATTGGGGGCATATGGGCTTGACTTGAAGGCTCAGAAGAAGCTTGCCCTGTGACCATCTGGGAGAGAAGTCCACAGGGAGAGGCCGGCCTGAGGCTGGAGCAAGCTTGGTATTCACCAGGAAAGGACACTTGGGGCAGGGGACAGGCAGGTAGGTGGTCAGAAGGAGGAGAGTGCTCCGGGACCATTGTCAAGGACCAGGGCAGGACCTGTGTAAGCGGTCCCttgggtgtgtgggggggggggggggcagtgttGGCACTGCGCCTCATCTCTTGCAAGGGGCTGCGCTCAGCCCTGACCTGGGGAGCTCACGGGGACTGGCCAGTCACAAGCACTGTGTAACAAAGACCACAGAGGGGACCTTCTTAGGGGAAACCCTACCCCTTGTTGCACACAGTGTGCCCCTGAGCCCACCAGCCAGAGCCCACGCCCACTGCCCCTTCTGCAGCGTGTGAAGTCCAGGAGGGGTGCTGACAGCCCAGCTTCAACCTCTAGAGAAGCTTCCACGCTCCCCAAGCATCAGGCATGTCCCCCGTGTCTCCCCAATGCGCCCTGAGGTCAAGAACACCCTGCTCTGCCTGCTCCGGCCCCCAGCGGCTTCTTCCCTTAGAGTCACCACCTGGGCCCTGCTGAGGGTGCCAGGACCCAGTATCCCTGAGGGTGCCCACCTCCTTGGGATATTCCTGCAAGTCCAGACTCCAGACTGCCTCCCCTGCCTGgtgggaccccccccccccgcccgcccccagaAGCCAATTCCTGGGGACTCATCACTTGGTGCACATGGAGGGGCACTAAGCAGGCACGGGTTCCTCCCAGGTTCCTGTCTGTAGCGTCACAGGGACACAGGAATAAATAACCAGAGATGTTtccctcttccctttttttttttttttggtgccatttccttcccggCAGGACCCAGGTAAGAACGTTTGTAAAAGGCAATTTCAACTTGAAAATCACCCAGAGGAGGGTGACAAAAAGGGCTGGAACTTGCCACTAGGGGGCAGCTTGGGCCACACGCAGGGACCAGCCCGAGGCCCGCAGAGGGAAGGACGAGACCCAAGACCACCAGTCCCCCAGGAGAGGCTAGTGAGGGGTCTTCTCCTCCCGGCTCAGCCCAACAGTGCCCGGCCCCAATCGGTACTCAGTGAGGACTTGGGACTGTGCTTTCATGAGAGTCCTGACGGTGGGCCAGGTCCTTGGTCCTTTCTAGAGGAAGGAGCGGCTAGCCCCCAGCGTGGCGGACTAGAGAGGGGTCGGCTGCTCGCACCGGTTCCCGGGCCATAGCAAGGTACGTCGTTGGGGACCAGTCCCAGTAACAAGCTCAAAGCCGGGCACTGTGACGTCCCAGGTACCCAAACAAACCTTGGACCAGCGAGGTCGTCGGCCCGGCTGGGGCACCCAGGGTTCCCGCGGCTCCCTCTCCCCCGGGGGGCGCTCAGTGGGGCCCTGGAGCGGGCGGGAGCGGAGAGGGCGCCGGGCGGCCGGGGGCGAGGCCATGCGCCCGCAGGGGGCGGCGCTGCTGCTGGCGCAGCTGTTGGTGCGGATCGAAATCGCCGAGCAGGGTGAGCTCGGGCGGCGAGGGCTGCGGGCGCGAACCGGGGTGAGGGGGGCGGCTGGGGCGCGAGGAGGCAGTGGGGAACTCACCTCGTCTCCTGCCCGCAGCCCTTCGGGACAAGGACCTGCTGCTTCCAGGTAAGGCGTGCGGGAGGCGCTTCCCCGCGGAGGGCTCGTGGGCCCGAGCGCGAAGGGCGCCTCAGCTTTCCCTCTCCCCCCTCCAGGTCTTCAGAACTCGTCGATGCTCGCATGTAACTGATGGGCCCcggggggccgggggcgggcAGGATGGGGCGGGCGCCCGCGGGCCACGTGGGGCGGGTCCCCAGCGTTCGACGCTTCCTGAGTGTCACGACCCCAGGACGCGCAGTTCCCCGGGAGCCCCTTCCCTTCCCAGTGGGTGAGGGTGGGCAGGATGAGCCTGCCTCCCGCAGCTCAGCCTAGTGTCCGTCTGTCCATCCCAGGGCCTTGTGGCATCCAGGGCATCCAGGTGCGCGTGGTGGGTGGAAATGAGGCCAAGCTTGGGCGCTGGCCGTGGCAGGGCAGCCTGCGTTGGAATAAAGTCCACAGCTGCGGAGCGAGCCTGCTCAACCGCCGCTGGGCGCTCTCGGCCGCGCACTGCTTTGAAAAGTGAGTCTGGGCGCAGGGGGCCCGCTGACCCCGCGTCCCGAGTCTGTGCCAGGACGCGCGCCCATGTGCTACGTGGCCGCGGCCCTCGAGTGCTCCTGAGCCCCAGGCTGGGCTGCAGCCCGTTCCACACCGGCACGAGGCCCCCAGGGCGCTCCCTGAGGAAACCCTATGAGGTTTTTTCCGGAAcatttgtgtgttttgttctctttcttgCTTCGTTTGTCCCCACATGGCACCTCCAGCCTCCACCTTCCTCACCCCACCTCCCAGCGGAGGTGTGCCCCTGGGGGAGGAATGAGCTGAGGTAAGTGCTGGACAGGAGCCCGGCTGGTGGGGTCAGTGGTTCCCGAAGCTGTGTGGAGCCCAGCCTGTGTGACCCCCGTGAACCTGCTGGTCCCCTTAAGAGGAGGGCCCTGGAGGCGACAGGGGGTTGAGTGACTGGCCAGGTGAGCTGGCAGGGGAGGCACCCTCCTGTCCCACGTCCCCAGGTGTGGGACTTTGTTTGGGGCTCGGGGCTCTCCCCGTTTCTACTCTGGCCTCTTTGTGGAAGGAGGACCTGTGTCCGGGATGAGCCGGGCAGTGGCCCTGCGGTCTCAGGGAGCGGCCCCAGGCGTGCTGGGGTGGCCCACCCTCCCACTGAAGACCCCTGAGGGCTTTCTCCTCCCTTGCCAGGAACAGTTACCCCTCCG
This window harbors:
- the PRSS21 gene encoding testisin isoform X1, which codes for MRLQGAALLLAQLLVRIEIAEQALRDKDLLLPGFQNSSMLAWPCGQRVIPTRIVGGKDATIGHWPWQGSLRLWGYHFCGASLLNRRWALSAAHCFENNRNPFHWSVQFGELSAAPSIWNLQAYYNRYNVDQIFLSPHYLGAPVYDIALLKLSSSVTYTKYIQPICVMASISEFENRSDCWVTGWGDIEEELSLPSPYTLQEVQVGIINTTMCNHLFSMPDFRIDIWGDMICAGEPQGGKDSCFAGLTRAGPQGDSGGPLVCEKKGLWYQVGVVSWGVGCGRPNRPGVYTNISVHYKWIREVLAQNNTCRLDSCLMLLLLPLLWALPFLQLA
- the PRSS21 gene encoding testisin isoform X2 → MRLQGAALLLAQLLVRIEIAEQALRDKDLLLPGFQNSSMLAWPCGQRVIPTRIVGGKDATIGHWPWQGSLRLWGYHFCGASLLNRRWALSAAHCFENNRNPFHWSVQFGELSAAPSIWNLQAYYNRYNVDQIFLSPHYLGAPVYDIALLKLSSSVTYTKYIQPICVMASISEFENRSDCWVTGWGDIEEELSLPSPYTLQEVQVGIINTTMCNHLFSMPDFRIDIWGDMICAGEPQGGKDSCFGDSGGPLVCEKKGLWYQVGVVSWGVGCGRPNRPGVYTNISVHYKWIREVLAQNNTCRLDSCLMLLLLPLLWALPFLQLA